One Setaria italica strain Yugu1 chromosome I, Setaria_italica_v2.0, whole genome shotgun sequence DNA window includes the following coding sequences:
- the LOC101782738 gene encoding probable protein S-acyltransferase 15 yields MARRRGGPAAAAATAVASPAVVGTVAVMALVYYSTLFVFLDHWLGLGTPAGAAHAAAVSLAVAACFFAFVCAAAADPGSVPASFAPDAEAAQGQGLKSRYCDKCCMFKPDRSHHCKVCKRCVLKMDHHCVWINNCVGYGNYKAFIICVLNATIGSLYSFVIFLCDLFLKEHEFHILYVKIVYILAGVLLFFLSLTIGSLLCWHIYLLCHNMTTIEYREAVRAKWLAKKSGQKFRHRFDLGMRKNIQMILGPNILCWLCPTATGHLKDGTEFQITNN; encoded by the exons ATGGCGCGGAGGAGGGgcggccccgcggcggcggctgcgacggCGGTCGCCTCGCCGGCCGTTGTCGGGACGGTCGCCGTCATGGCGCTCGTCTACTACTCCACGCTCTTCGTCTTCCTGGACCACTGGCTCGGCCTCGgcacgccggccggcgccgcccacgCGGCCGCCGtctcgctcgccgtcgccgcgtgcTTCTTCGCCTTCGTGTGCGCGGCGGCTGCCGACCCGGGCTCCGTTCCCGCCTCCTTCGCTCCCGACGCCGAAGCCGCGCAGGGACAG GGGTTGAAATCAAGGTATTGTGATAAGTGTTGCATGTTCAAGCCTGATCGGTCCCACCATTGCAAGGTCTGCAAAAGGTGTGTTCTGAAAATG GATCATCATTGTGTCTGGATCAACAACTGTGTAGGATATGGAAACTACAAAGCCTTCATCATCTGTGTCCTAAATGCAACTATCGGGTCTTTATATTCATTT GTCATATTTCTGTGTGATCTCTTTCTGAAAGAGCATGAGTTTCATATTCTTTATGTGAAGATAGTCTAT ATCTTGGCTGGAGTCCTGTTATTCTTCTTAAGCTTGACAATAGGCTCTCTATTATGCTGGCACATCTACCTCTTGTGTCATAACATGACAACCATAGAG TACCGGGAGGCGGTAAGAGCAAAGTGGCTTGCAAAGAAGAGTGGGCAGAAATTTCGCCACCGATTCGATCTTGGCATGCGGAAGAACATTCAAATG ATCCTGGGTCCAAACATTCTTTGCTGGCTTTGCCCTACTGCAACTGGGCATTTGAAGGATGGTACCGAGTTCCAAATCACAAACAACTGA
- the LOC101784229 gene encoding P-loop NTPase domain-containing protein LPA1: MTPPPQCASKPPPAAPHLQVGDMAEEAPPPAPPPKLLYIAVADGGGRRGFRYTRPVLQSTLHLMGCKPRHAFKISKRVFNVMKSELLAASTSDGLTKQENYPALGDSTHTPKNLERSSSSIPFELYKNQTTVVISREQFVSVVCDALSMYKYVGPNQKADFLLACRIKERKESVTILLCGTSGCGKSTLSSLLGSRLGITTVVSTDSIRHMMRGFADEKQNPLLYASTYHAGDYLDPIAVAQAKAKRKANKPTIVSHPNTSGGKDDSSDGKSHHGSSELPPRTELIGNKQMAVEGYKAQSEMVIDSLDRLITSWEEQKESVIVEGVHLSLNFVMGLMKKHPSIIPFMIYITNEEKHMERFAVRAKYMTLDPAKNRYIKYIRNIRAIQEYLCNRADKHLVPKINNTNVDQSVAAIHATVFSCLRRREAGEQLYDLNTNTVAVVDEEYRNQCAANTLGSKGMFQLIQRKGSSRNLMALLNTDGSVTKAWHVGTSDGNGDLNDITNSKKSAENPMLDPSQIGKAEAVNLQFGPFGISAWMSDTGGTSHTGSVEDLRVDSVETGGRNLSSCCSSPKMSDSTSKELMKEYSVYGSEEEADDPRDGETDEDLTDEERDNREIDAGSVDEHSTKSDEEYEDLAMQDVMENGDWSDDEQAVSSSKNSLALESTIHGRGTGEDDGMEGQYHHNLDLFLKMSQEVAGTRMPCAS; encoded by the exons ATGACCCCGCCGCCGCAATGCGCCTCAAAACCTCCCCCCGCGGCTCCGCACCTCCAG GTTGGGGACatggcggaggaggcgccaccgccggcgccgccgcccaagctgcTCTACATTGCCGTCGCCGACGGCGGGGGCCGCCGGGGGTTCCGGTACACGCGCCCCGTGCTGCAGAGCACGCTGCATCTCATGGGATGCAAGCCTCGCCATGCCTTCAAG ATTAGCAAGAGAGTATTCAATGTGATGAAGAGTGAACTCTTGGCTGCATCAACTTCAGATGGGTTgaccaaacaagaaaattatCCTGCCCTTGGAGATAGTACACATACTCCAAAAAATTTGGAGAGAAGTAGTAGCAGCATACCATTTGAATTATACAAGAACCAGACTACTGTCGTTATTTCAAGGGAGCAGTTCGTAAGTGTTGTATGCGATGCCCTCTCTATGTACAAGTATGTCGGACCTAACCAGAAAGCTGACTTCCTTCTCGCTTGCAG AATTAAAGAGAGAAAGGAATCAGTGACAATACTCTTGTGTGGAACAAGCGGGTGTGGCAAGTCCACCCTATCATCTTTGCTG GGTAGTAGATTGGGTATCACGACAGTAGTTTCTACTGATTCAATACGACATATGATGAGAGGCTTTGcagatgaaaaacaaaaccctCTTCTCTATGCCTCAACCTACCATGCAGGCGACTATTTAGATCCTATTGCAGTTGCTCAGGCGAAGGCAAAGCGCAAGGCAAATAAACCCACAATTGTTTCTCATCCTAATACCAGTGGAGGAAAAGATGACAGTTCAGATGGCAAATCTCACCATGGATCCTCAGAGTTACCTCCTAGAACTGAATTGATTGGCAACAAGCAAATGGCAGTAGAAGGCTACAAGGCGCAAAGCGAGATGGTGATTGACAGCCTGGACAGATTAATTACATCCTGGGAAGAGCAGAAAGAATCTGTGATTGTTGAAGGAGTTCATCTAAGCCTTAATTTTGTG ATGGGCCTAATGAAGAAACATCCTTCCATAATACCATTTATGATATACATTACAAATGAGGAGAAACACATGGAACGATTTGCTGTACGTGCAAAGTACATGACTCTTGACCCAGCAAAGAACAGATATATCAAATACATCCGAAATATCAGAGCTATCCAGGAATACCTATGCAACAGAGCTGACAAGCATCTTGTGCCAAAGATTAACAACACGAATGTCGACCAGAGTGTGGCAGCTATACATGCCACAGTTTTCAGCTGTCTTCGCCGCCGTGAAGCTGGGGAGCAACTCTATGACCTTAACACAAACACCGTTGCCGTGGTGGATGAGGAATACAGGAACCAGTGTGCAGCTAACACCTTGGGTTCTAAGGGCATGTTTCAGTTGATCCAGAGGAAGGGGTCCTCAAGGAATCTGATGGCTCTCCTTAACACTGATGGTTCAGTCACCAAAGCTTGGCATGTAGGTACGAGTGATGGCAATGGGGATCTCAATGATATTACAAACAGCAAGAAGTCTGCTGAAAACCCAATGTTGGATCCCTCACAAATTGGGAAGGCAGAGGCAGTCAATCTACAGTTTGGTCCTTTTGGGATCAGTGCCTGGATGAGTGACACAGGTGGAACTAGCCATACTGGAAGTGTAGAAGACCTGAGGGTTGATAGTGTGGAGACTGGTGGTAGAAATTTATCATCATGCTGCAGTTCGCCGAAGATGTCAGATTCCACTTCTAAGGAG CTTATGAAGGAGTACTCAGTCTATGGCAGCGAAGAAGAAGCAGACGACCCTCGTGATGGCGAAACTGATGAAGACCTAACCGATGAAGAAAGAGACAACCGAGAG ATAGACGCAGGCTCTGTGGACGAGCACTCTACCAAATCAGATGAGGAATATGAGGATCTAGCCATGCAGGATGTGATGGAGAATGGCGACTGGTCCGATGACGAGCAAGCAGTGAGCAGCAGCAAGAACTCACTAGCCCTGGAGAGCACCATCCATGGAAGGGGAACAGGTGAAGATGATGGCATGGAGGGCCAGTACCACCACAACCTGGACCTGTTCCTAAAAATGTCCCAGGAGGTTGCTGGCACCAGAATGCCGTGCGCCTCATAG
- the LOC101783154 gene encoding thioredoxin-like 3-2, chloroplastic, with amino-acid sequence MATAPAHAAAAVAAGEAVMYHGRVETRSTPPRLGFRPGARWAAISLPPGPRHAAPAAAAAKERVVGEGEGPAWVELEPIAGEQQLDRALAEAQQLDLPIVLLWMASWCRKCIYLKPKLEKLAAEYYPRVRFYCVDVNAVPQKLVNRAGVTKMPSIQLWSDSQKQAEVIGGHKSWLVIDDVRRMIEREE; translated from the exons ATGGCCACCGCCCCAGCCcacgcagccgccgccgtcgccgccggtgaaGCGGTGATGTACCACGGTCGAGTTGAGACCCGTTCGACCCCACCTCGTCTTGGCTTCCGTCCCGGTGCCCGGTGGGCCGCGATCTCGCTGCCTCCAGGGCCTCGCCAcgcggctccggcggcagccGCGGCCAAGGAGAGGGTcgtgggggagggggaggggccggCGTGGGTGGAGCTGGAGCCCATCGCCGGCGAGCAGCAGCTTGACCGGGCCCTCGCGGAGGCGCAGCAGCTCGACCTCCCCATCGTCCTGCTCTG GATGGCGAGTTGGTGCAGAAAATGTATATATTTGAAGCCTAAGCTTGAGAAGTTGGCTGCAGAATACTATCCAAG AGTCCGGTTCTACTGTGTTGATGTCAATGCTGTTCCACAAAAGCTTGTGAACCGTGCTGGAGTAACA AAGATGCCTTCTATACAG CTGTGGAGTGACTCCCAGAAACAGGCCGAGGTGATCGGCGGGCACAAATCTTGGCTGGTAATTGATGACGTCCGGAGAATGATCGAGCGGGAGGAATGA
- the LOC101783559 gene encoding pumilio homolog 1, whose translation MAPSPAAAAGPTFEDLERDLQAVLMDQNHMSSPDDLSIFRSGSAPPTVEGSRTAIGALFSGPPLHVNTLGGGSSSGVGVDMLTEEEIRSHPAYLSYYYSNEHLNPRLPPPMVSKEDWRAAQRFQAVSGGIGDRRRRPSEVGGGNSLFSMQPGAHESGGEKVLLNDRMGRGERNGLARQQSSEWLGRGTDGLIGLSDVNGLGSRRKSFADALQENITRPATPGHLSRSNSRNALESPNPIRSSDSPKPHLQNRSESMNGLRSGSTSPSLVRVQSLGSSMSHTFASAVGSSVSRSTTPDPQLIRRTPSPCLPPVGVRMGSSDKKVEATAVASLNHDGADIAATLSSLSLSGNKMSNMETEVQNHVYHNFGDQTDMLFNVPKEHRQFSQQSLTQNTDEDSLNAPEYAVFPNGGSNFSNLHVSKLASHSNSKFPMQSPHGNANKKGPLMSSAGSISHYQNLNGDSPGIDLSGRHMKTHAGGFTSSMLNNQLNPDGDYGHVLSNGSNFQGQPSETMYAQYLQANPDSPLGATASMGPFQGRGFTSTGHLDSPGYQKAYLGSLFAQQKLQYGMPYLAKSGALNPNIYGNDPAFGMGRTYITSPPSSPYISSPQGHVRQGERLTRIPSVVRNTAGGSMGSWNSENGLMDNGYGSSLLEEFKTNKTRSFELLDIVGHVVEFSSDQYGSRFIQQKLETASIEEKNLIFPEILPQARTLMTDVFGNYVIQKFFEYGTETQTKQLASLLKGYVLQLSLQMYGCRVIQKALEVVEVEQQTQMALELDGSIMRCVRDQNGNHVIQKCIECIPQERIRFIISAFYGHVVELSMHPYGCRVIQRVLEHCNDESTQSGMMEEIMQSVVTLTEDQYGNYVIQHVLQHGKPEERSTIITQLAGQIVRMSQQKFASNVVEKCLTFGNPEQRQILINEMLGTTDENVPLQAMMKDQFGNYVVQKVLEICDDQNRELILSRIKVHLNALKRYTYGKHIVARVEKLIAAGERRVGVPSSC comes from the exons ATGGCTCCGTCTCCAGCGGCAGCAGCTGGCCCCACCTTCGAAGACCTCGAGCGTGACTTGCAGGCAGTTCTGATGGACCAGAACCATATGTCATCTCCCGACGACCTCAGCATATTCCGCAGTGGCAGCGCTCCCCCCACTGTTGAGGGCTCTCGCACTGCCATTGGTGCGCTCTTCTCTGGTCCACCGCTTCATGTCAACACCCTTGGTGGCGGCAGCAGTAGTGGTGTTGGTGTTGACATGCTCACCGAGGAAGAGATACGTTCACACCCAGCATATCTGTCATACTACTATTCTAATGAGCACCTCAACCCAAGGCTTCCGCCACCAATGGTGTCTAAAGAGGACTGGCGTGCGGCACAGCGGTTCCAGGCTGTGTCTGGAGGTATTGGTGATAGAAGGAGGAGGCCCTCAGAGGTCGGGGGTGGAAACTCACTGTTTTCTATGCAGCCAGGGGCACATGAGAGTGGTGGTGAGAAGGTGCTGCTGAATGATAGAATGGGGAGAGGTGAAAGGAATGGGCTTGCACGACAGCAGTCATCGGAGTGGCTTGGTAGGGGCACCGATGGACTCATCGGCTTGTCAGATGTCAATGGCCTTGGGTCTCGGCGCAAGAGCTTTGCTGATGCATTGCAG GAAAATATTACCCGTCCTGCTACACCTGGTCATCTTTCACGTTCTAATAGCCGCAACGCTCTTGAGAGCCCAAATCCAATCAGGTCATCTGATTCACCCAAACCACATCTGCAGAACAGATCAGAATCCATGAATGGCCTTCGATCTGGATCCACTTCACCCAGTCTGGTCAGGGTTCAAAGTCTTGGTTCTTCAATGTCTCATACCTTTGCTTCTGCAGTAGGCTCCTCTGTCTCAAGAAGCACCACCCCTGACCCCCAGCTGATCCGAAGAACTCCAAGCCCTTGCCTTCCCCCAGTtggagttcgtatggggagtTCTGATAAAAAGGTTGAAGCTACAGCAGTTGCTTCACTTAATCATGATGGTGCTGACATTGCGGCAACCCTGTCTAGCTTAAGCCTATCTGGAAATAAGATGTCGAATATGGAAACTGAAGTTCAGAATCATGTTTACCATAACTTTGGTGATCAGACAGACATGCTGTTTAATGTACCAAAGGAACATAGGCAATTTTCACAGCAAAGCTTAACTCAAAATACTGATGAAGACTCGCTTAATGCCCCTGAATATGCAGTTTTCCCAAATGGGGGGAGTAACTTCAGTAATTTGCATGTTAGTAAGCTGGCGTCTCATAGCAATAGCAAGTTCCCCATGCAATCACCACATGGTAATGCTAACAAGAAAGGACCTTTGATGAGCTCAGCTGGATCAATTTCTCACTACCAGAACCTGAATGGTGATAGCCCTGGCATTGATTTATCTGGACGGCATATGAAGACTCATGCAGGCGGTTTTACTTCATCCATGCTAAACAATCAACTGAATCCTG ATGGGGACTATGGCCATGTTCTTTCGAACGGATCCAATTTTCAGGGCCAACCATCAGAGACAATGTATGCACAATACTTGCAGGCAAATCCTGATTCCCCCCTTGGTGCAACTGCAAGCATGGGTCCTTTCCAGGGGAGAGGTTTTACTAGTACTGGACACCTGGATAGTCCTGGATACCAAAAAGCTTACCTTGGGTCATTATTTGCCCAGCAAAAGCTACAGTATGGAATGCCATACCTGGCCAAGTCTGGTGCTCTTAATCCAAATATTTATGGCAATGATCCTGCATTTGGCATGGGAAGGACTTATATAACAAGTCCTCCATCTAGTCCGTATATCTCATCTCCTCAAGGCCATGTCAGGCAAGGAGAGCGACTAACTCGAATTCCATCTGTGGTGAGGAACACTGCTGGAGGATCCATGGGATCATggaattcggaaaatggtctgATGGATAATGGTTATGGGTCCTCCCTGCTGGAGGAGTTCAAAACCAACAAAACCAGATCTTTTGAGCTGCTAGATATTGTAGGCCATGTGGTCGAATTCAG TTCGGATCAGTATGGGAGTCGCTTTATACAGCAGAAACTTGAAACCGCTTCTATTGAAGAGAAGAACCTGATTTTTCCAGAGATCCTTCCCCAGGCACGTACTTTGATGACTGATGTTTTCGGAAATTATGTTATACAGAAG TTCTTTGAATACGGAACTGAAACACAAACGAAGCAACTGGCAAGCCTACTCAAGGGTTATGTGTTACAGCTGAGTCTTCAAATGTATGGCTGTCGGGTGATTCAGAAG GCTTTGGAAGTTGTTGAAGTGGAACAACAAACACAAATGGCTTTGGAGCTTGATGGATCTATCATGAGATGTGTTCGTGATCAGAATGGCAACCATGTTATACAAAAATGTATAGAATGCATCCCTCAGGAGAGGATACGCTTTATTATTTCAGCCTTTTATGGACACGTGGTGGAACTTTCCATGCATCCCTATGGTTGCCGTGTTATTCAG AGGGTCTTGGAGCACTGTAATGATGAAAGCACACAAAGTGGCATGATGGAAGAGATAATGCAATCTGTGGTTACTTTAACAGAGGACCAGTATGGCAATTATGTAATCCAG CATGTTCTGCAGCATGGGAAACCAGAAGAGCGTTCTACTATAATTACACAGCTCGCTGGTCAAATAGTGAGGATGAGCCAGCAGAAGTTTGCTTCCAATGTCGTTGAGAAGTGTCTTACTTTTGGTAATCCTGAGCAACGCCAGATTCTGATCAATGAAATGCTTGGCACAACTGATGAAAATGTGCCATTACAG GCAATGATGAAAGAccagtttggaaactatgtgGTGCAGAAGGTTCTAGAAATCTGTGATGACCAGAACCGTGAATTGATTCTTTCCCGTATCAAGGTACACTTGAATGCACTGAAAAGATACACCTATGGGAAGCATATTGTTGCTCGTGTTGAGAAGCTCATTGCTGCAGGAG AACGGCGCGTTGGTGTCCCATCATCTTGCTGA